A portion of the Oncorhynchus gorbuscha isolate QuinsamMale2020 ecotype Even-year linkage group LG19, OgorEven_v1.0, whole genome shotgun sequence genome contains these proteins:
- the LOC124005573 gene encoding G1/S-specific cyclin-E2-like — protein sequence MANVRRSGRITLQARDENAPEQNVKITRKRKSETSKKMPPAVKKQSYEIQKRWSEEGASPCVLVETPHKELVMTRDLSGFKQFRFKNIFIKTSPLPCLSWASSDDVWIKMLNKELKYVHDKGFLQQHPKLKSKMRAILLDWLLEVSEVYTLHRQTAYLAQDFFDRFMLTQDDMAKDRLQLIGITALFIASKIEEIYPPKLHEFAYVTDGACEEEAILEMELVMLKALNWNLCPETVITWLKLYAQVESLKDGVNFLVPQFSQDTYIQITQLLDLAILDINSLDYQYGILAAAAFCHFFSFDVVHQVSGLTWDSIAPCVRWMTPFMRTVSACPRAELKDFKKVMSDERHNIQTHVDYLSMLSDAHQRQPDSQDRLSPAAIGGILTPPKSTEKPANH from the exons ATGGCTAACGTTAGACGCAG TGGTCGCATCACATTACAAGCAAGAGATGAGAACGCACCGGAACAGAATGTCAAGATCACACGAAAAAGAAAATCTGAG ACATCAAAAAAGATGCCTCCCGCTGTGAAGAAACAAAGCTATGAAATACAG AAACGGTGGTCAGAAGAAGGGGCAAGTCCATGTGTCCTTGTAGAAACGCCACACAAGGAGCTTGTGATGACTAGAGACTTGTCTGGCTTCAAGCAGTTCCGATTCAAGAACATCTTCATCAAGACCTCACCGCTGCCCTGCCtcag CTGGGCCAGCTCGGATGACGTGTGGATTAAGATGCTGAACAAGGAGCTGAAGTATGTACATGACAAGGGCTTCCTACAGCAGCACCCCAAACTAAAGTCCAAGATGAGGGCCATTCTCCTGGACTGGCTTCTAGAG gtgagtgagGTGTACACTCTGCATCGACAGACTGCTTATCTGGCTCAGGACTTCTTTGACCGCTTCATGCTGACACAGGATGATATGGCGAAGGACCGACTGCAGCTCATAGGAATCACAGCCCTCTTCATCGCATCGAAGATAGAG GAAATCTACCCTCCAAAGCTCCATGAGTTTGCCTACGTGACTGACGGAGCCTGTGAGGAGGAAGCGATCCTGGAGATGGAACTTGTCATGTTGAAG GCGCTGAACTGGAACCTGTGTCCAGAGACTGTGATCACATGGCTGAAGCTCTATGCTCAGGTGGAGTCTCTAAAGGATGGTGTCAACTTCCTGGTACCTCAGTTCTCTCAGGACACCTACATCCAGATCACACAG CTTTTAGACCTGGCCATCCTGGACATCAACTCTCTGGACTACCAGTATGGGATACTGGCTGCTGCTGCCTTCTGCCATTTTTTCTCATTTGACGTTGTCCACCAAGTATCAG GTCTGACGTGGGATAGTATTGCGCCCTGTGTCCGGTGGATGACCCCCTTCATGCGCACGGTCAGCGCCTGTCCCAGAGCAGAGCTCAAGGACTTTAAGAAAGTGATGTCTGATGAAAGACACAACATCCAGACCCACGTAGACTACCTGTCCATGCTG AGCGACGCTCACCAGAGGCAACCGGACAGCCAAGATAGACTATCGCCTGCTGCCATAGGAGGGATATTGACTCCACCAAAAAGCACAGAGAAACCAGCCAATCACTGA